ttaacaaaaatttatcaTCTCACTAACTAGTCTTAACAGTTCGGTGAAACTTTCCAGTTTCACTAGGGAAGGCATACACTCTTGATGTTTGCATTTGAGTACTCTGAAATTGTCAAAGTTACTTCTAGAAGCACAAATATGAATGTACTTCTTTGTCCCAAGCAGTAAATTGTCAGGTAATAACTTTAGTGATGTGGAGTTATAGCAGAGTTCGAGAGAGGCCTACCCTTAGCTGCACAATATTCATCTGTACCTACAAGTTATCCAAAATATAGAATCTGAAGGATGACAAGGATAGTTTTAAGGTAACAAAGGTTATTACCTGATTAAGCATCCACTTGAAGCCCACTGCAGCTGAGCAGTGATTTTTGGAAGCACTCGTAAAGAAGTCCAAATTATAAACTGTGTCCAATGTCCTCAGGATTGAAGAAGCATTTTCTCTCCTATATTTGACAGAGAATATTTCACCATTGGAGCTTACGTTCATATGACTATTCAATAGTGTCTCAAACCATCCACTCCCAGACCTTTGCATTGAGAGAATGGCAAAGCGCCGAACAGGATTACAGCTACATTCAGCCCTGAGTCAATTAACAATGCAGATGAAATTAGTTTAGGCAAATTCATGTAAGACAGAAACTTAAAAACCAAACCGAAATTTCTGGAGTACATACCGGCTAAAAGTTTTTGGCTTCGGATAATGCACATATGGAATTTGGGATTGATCCATGTCATAGTTATGGCAAGGCTTTTCCATGACTTCAATGTTCAAGTATTTACTTGTATTCTCCAAGCTAGTTTGTTTAAGACAAATTGAACAGATATAAATACCAAAGATCAGCGTAAACGCTACAACCACCATCCTTAACAATGCTGGAGATTTCTTGGGAGGTTTTATGATTATACTATCCTGTCATTCAAATACAGGACAATAGGTAAATGTGAAAGCAGACAACAAATGTGAAGTTACGAACTCATTTTAACCTTACATTACATACTAAGCAGGATAAAAGTTTCCTTCAGGTAAATAAGCTCAAGTAAAAAATGCTACATATGGAACACTAACACCAGCTCAGTTGATTGACTACCTAACGTTGGTGAGGGTTCGATCCCCGCCTTGTAATCCCCTCCACATTTCCCTTTGCCCTACCCCCATTATAAAGAAAGGTGAGTTCTTCattgaaaaaaagagagaaacaatCCGTATTACTAACTTTAATGGGAAAAGTAGAGCAAGTATTTCGAGGTAAAGCAACACCACCGGCACAAATTAGGTTACAAGATAAGATAGATCAAACACATGTCAACCTAATATATTAATCAGCAATTATCATTACACAGGCCAAAAATAGACTAGTCTAGTTGTCTttaaaagtaattgaaaaagtaaaatttatacCTATTTGCAGattgaaaacttaaaatttcttttatcaGAAATCAGAAGAACAAATACAAGAGAATGCACAAATTTTTCCTCTGTTTTCACAAAAAGAAGTgcacaaataatatattttgtgttAAAAGAATATACTCCAAGATAACATTAAGTTCGAACCCACCAAAAAAATAGACATAGTAGCACCgccaagtaaaccaaacaagaAGAGGGGGGAGCTGGATTTCCAGCTCAAACAAGAAATGTGAATGTACCCAAAGAACAAATTTTTTAGGTGGATCTCAGCTTAACAAACACAAAAAGAGCTacagaaaagaaaatgaacctTGGCGAAGAAACAAATATCCTCAGCCATCTTAGCTCTTAGTTGCAAAGAAGCAAACAAAACCAAAAGGGTAtacaaaaaactcaaaatcttGAAGTATTCTTCATCCCCCTTAGTGATCTATGTGTGATGAGCAGAGAGTTTAGCAAAGGGCATTAATTAAAGCTAGAAGCTCTAGCTTCGAGAAACACCTCGCTAGTTATGCTGGTCTCTTTCAATTCAGATTTTCTAAAAGGGGAATATTGCGCTAACAATATGAAAGGGAAACAACATAAAGAAGTTAAATAATcctaaattataagaaaaagcttatctttatttttcaaagactaattatttttttcgtttctcataattaaaaatgttttaattacctaaatcatttttcaaagtCATAATTAAGGTTTCCAAAATAGTGGTGGGGTGCTTGTTGGTGCAGTCGCACTAATTACTACTACTTGTCATCGTACCTTTAATTGTATGATGTTAATAATGTAATATAAGGTATGTTCAATTTATGTTTTAGGTTTTGGTTTCACCTTTTTTGTCATTTATGTATATCCAACTCATAAAGGCAATAGAACCGTAATTAAAACGCCAAAATTCTGGCATGCTTCAGGGTGTAGACCCTCTGACTTGACTTTTTgtcttttcaacttttttacGCACGAAGTTTTTGTGCGGTCTCATATATTagtaaaatttctttaaaagtatcattattatataaatttaaatttatttgttttattgttttaaaataaatattttttagtgattttcaattttatcttttatgtgATATATCTAAAACTGTGAGATTGAGTGAtatgttttgatatatttaaatttttgtttactttaattttaaagCGATGAGTAAATTAAGCTTTTTATAGCATATAAGCACAGAAATGTTCAAGCCTCACGCCATATAAAGCGCAGCGTGGTAACTTAAGTGGAATAGAATAGAGAGACGGATTCATTATTCACCAAATTTAAAAGATTGTGATTAATTCAAAggatatttacaaaaatatttttcgataataaaaaaaataagcatgAATATTTCAACCCGAACCATATGCTCATTGACTTGATGTAAATTTGTAAATCTCAAATGTGAGCAAGtactttttaatgtttattaccTATACTGCTATACATTGTCATGGTATTTACTGTCTACGTGCATAAAATTTACCATTACTTATATATGTTGTCTTTTCTATTGACATACGTTACTAATTCTTGCCCaattaattattgcatttttattccttgagaataattttgaatctatttttcTCAATAAAAAACTGATAAAAATAGTCAATCAATTATAACGGTGTTTAACCTATAGTAGTAATGCAATAATACATGAACAATCTCTATATTATTTGCGTATACGACTTAAATTCATTTTGCAATGTGTTTTTTCTCCCCATCTTAGTAATAtgcttttcataaaatttgcaTGTTTTGTGAAGTAAGAAATTTATTTCCTCTTGATCAGAAGACATTTGTCAACCCAATACGAGCAAAGAACCAACAAAGTGAAGTGGAAGGAAGGTGGAAATCTGTTGTCCTTTAATTCATAATCCCTCCGTTCTTTTTTACTTATTCACTTTTAAATTGATAGACTTATATATTTAGAACATAACTAATGACGTATAAGTTTATCATTTTgtttctattaattatgaagtggatgaaaaGTTTCACATTTTTCAAAGTGATTACTCATttaattgaggatataataagtaaaaaaaattattcttccttacttaattaaaataaacaaataattaaaaataactattagaaaaaatagacaaaaaattaAGAACGGAGAGAGTATCTTTTTGAATTGTACTTTTCTATGCCtttctttaattataatatGGGTAGTTTTGTAATAAAGAAATGtaataaatgattaaattatttgatGGAAGTTGGAAATGAAACAAAAACAGGAAAAAAATATCTCTTTACGCAATCTTCTATTCCCTAGTCTTAAATTATTATCgtgatttttaaatataattttttcttttatttagaattttaaaataaaattatttattttttattttattttcataaaaattgttCAATAAAACTATAGACGCCTTAAAAGAGTAAATACTTTATCCAATATAGTTATACTCCACACTCTCTATttggaattaattaaattttttaaacatttttcatttttcgaattttcaaaactatttttagaatattttttaaatttttacctttcattagttaattagtaCTGCaattagtttttaattaatatttagttattttaatcataaatttgacaataattaataagcCTAAAAATACAAAgttatgtataatttatatcttagggcccgtttggccataAATTTTGCAAGTAAAACTTGGGAAAAAACTTGGCAAATTTTGTTTGTCCAtacacttttttattatttggcaatttttttgacaaatttttcaaattcccaaatactagaaaaaactagtatttgggccaaaattcattatttggaaagttttagaaaatcaatttttacccttaactttttattttacaaaaatagtatatttattGACACCAACCAATTCAATTAGCACAATGTTTCCTTCTACATGCATTCTTTTGGTTTCATACATTCCTTTGTTACAGTTCGTCTTAATGAACTAGCtactaaataaaacatgaaatgcatttattttattttggtagaTAATTATTACGTTGTTGATGCTGGTCTACGGAACACAAGAGGATTTTTAGCTCCATTCAAAGGAATGCGCTATCATTTGCAGGACTATCGAGGAAGTGAAAGAGAGCCTAAGAATGGAAAAGAGCTATTTAACTATAGACATGCTTCTCTGCGCAATGTATTTGAAAGAACTTTTGGTGCGTGGAAAAGTAGATTCAGAATACTAAGACAAAGCATGAACAACTATGAATGTGACATGCAAGTGAAAATAGTAATTGCTTGCGCTgtattgcataattttttacgtgaacaccaaagtagtgatggaatattcaatgaatatgaaaatgatgatatgGTTGTTGATGAAAGTGACGAACTATTGGCTCAGGGTAACAACATCGCTTCATCTTCTCGATCATCTGATTCGGAAATGCAAGCTCATCGAGAAGAGATTGTTCATAAAATGTGggaagattatattaaagaataggTTGAACTCTTTCAGATGAGAAAGCATAGGTTCTTCAGTGATTGcaatatttatttccttttgttttcttctctttttttttcccgaatttatattagttgtattttcattatcatgatttgtaccaagaccttttcactATACGAATATTTACTGTAATGATTCTTGTTGATTTGTTGCGGAAGTCATAAATCTTGTTACGTGAGATTTCTATTGTGCTATGTAATACAAATTTATGGTTagtttgatagttttaaaaacttatgggtataaatcatatttcttaaaaaaatgaaatatgtttctcaaattctatggccaaacacatggtaaaatttcacccaaattttcatccaaatagtatttgccaaaaatatttgaatatctaTGGTCAAACGCTAGCTTaatcttcttttcttaaagagtgtgaaacacctcaacaattcaattaatatgaaatagagAGAGTATTAATTTGACATTGAGATTAAAAAACAGTAAATAGGAGTAATAAATAAAACCAtccttaattaaatataagtcAGTTAAACATTGAAAAACGAATTATAGTTATATGTCATCCTTTACTATAAATAGTTGGTCTATGATACTACTTGTCATTTCATAAAGTTAATGCATACAATATTATTCCTATTATGACATTGATAGTTAATTAGccttaaaaatagatatttgaCCAACTTaggaaaaataactaaataattcatatttattgatcaaataaattaatttatattaattgattgaaaatttgaccaaaaaaattaaatacaaatagAATAATAAACTCACCTAGTTTCATAATGCACGTGAAATCTAGAATTGTGACATACAGATAGAAACGGGGGGAACATTTAATAATAAAGGTAAAACTgacataaaatgataaattattcattgattatattaattaaacaaatattattaaatattccaaaatagtataatagacaaataaaaataaacgaaagaaatacataacttactttcgcttttcaaatttaaaaaaataatatatttatattaataatttaactttaaatattcattttatctgAATTAATGTAATGATTCATATCACTCATGGAAATATTTATGACTTATGATCTTGTGCTACTACACAAgtgtcaaaatattttatttttaattttcaaaaataataaatcaaaccGACTCAGATGAATTAGATCAAATGAAGTATTCTATTTGCACCGAAACACTTCAACAAAATGGAAGAGTGAAaaagaatgagaaaaatgagGCATCCTAgaaatgattattatgaatCAACGTGGTTGCAACGCAGTAAGTTTGATGATTGTCGCTAAGATTATTAATTATCCATGGTCCATCAAATCCATTATTTTTGTGCTCATTCATGACTTCCATAAATGgtaatcatgatatgaaaattaaatgatactcgtatttaactttttttcatttcaaattaattaaattaatgaggtattttatatttttaatttcaagaaaaaaataaaatataaattagatataattttttttattcgtaTTAACTACTTCATCCGTCcagtattatttgtcatggtttctatttttagagttaaactataaaaactttgactaacattttaagatgtattttttcatcatattaatatgcaaaatatTGCAatgtatagtacttttcatatagttttagaatatctaatttttttgtttgaaatatcgaattaatgtaatctaatttaactttgaaaattaatcaaattgactttcgaaaagcgcaacatgacaaacaattctgaacggagggagtatgatcaaatttatgattaaaataattaaataataattaataattaattccAATACTAACCAATGAAGGACAAAAATTAGAAGAACATTCTAAAAATAGTctcaaaaattgaataattgaattaatttgaaaaataaaaaatatctcaacaattcaattaatttgaaatggaGGAAATAGAAATTAACAAGTAATATCAACTCCCTTAGTTTactttatttgtttatgttttatttatttaaaattttaaaataatagataattttttatacttatttaatCTTTgttattaagtatttttttattgagtgAGATGACTAATAATTAAGGGTGATAAAGTACAATTACTATTCTATTTATTGCTTCTCATAAAAAGGTGTTTCGAGTCAAACGCAGAGGAAGAGAGTACTACTACTTCCCGCTtaaattatttgtcatatttttcattttgattgCTCTCAACAAATAGAATATCAATTAGAAGAAATTTATTTATCtgtttaaaaagaataattttattttttaaatatattttaaaaataatatttcattttcttgtctttgataaaattgtaactttaatttttcacgtaatatgtttaagatcataaaattaaaggacattttgatacattaGACATAACTCTAATttaaaatcattctttttaaaatgaatgaattacTTATTTTACCCTCATTTATGTCCTTAGGTATAATAATTAGCTTCATTAAATGTTTACTCTATTATGGTGTTTATAATACCAAAAcaattagtattattataaagaaataaagaaaattaatttgagacaattatattttaaaaattatgataaataatttgaaatcagAAATTGCTGGAAATACAGTTTCTCTTGTCCATACTATTAATTGCACAATAAATTGTGTTTGTTCTAAAATATTAACGTTTTAGAAAGTCAAGAAGTTGTTGATGGATTATGTTATTTCGAAATCCATTCTTATTATTCGAAGAAGTATAGTGTTTGTTAGTTAAAAGGAAATACTTAAACCGTGAtgagaaatatttatttaaagaaatatcTCATAATTAAGAATAATGTAAGAGAATTGAAAGCCATTAATCAAAGGGTAGATTACTGCAGTGGCAATTATGACAAGTCAACATATTAGAGcgttgaaattttcaaaataggTTTCCTTAAGTTATccaatttaatatttgattctAAATTATGACATCGTGCGTGTTTTACGAAAAGTTTAGTTATTGTTCAATCACGGGGTTGACTTTTGTTTTGTGAACACTTGTTCTTTAATTTGTCTCTTTGCTCGACCAAGGGCCTCTCCCTAAATCAAGTAAATTACTATTAATTCTAGTTAAGGATAGAAATATAAAAGTTATTACTCTCTCTGtaatttcaaaacaaatattattttaactcattttattttattaaaaaaaaaaatagtatgtgCAAACAACCCGATTTCCAACACAAACAGtgatatataatattcataacaaaGTAATAACATACTAATTACAGATAGATTTCATAGAAGAAGGTAACTAGAAGGGGATGAGATATCAGAACACAGAAAGGGGATGAGAGATAACTGAAAGCCAAAGCTTAGACATAATTTCCTAACCGTTCTTTCTAATCGCAAGACCTTTTTAACAATAACTAATTGGGCCTGGATCCCAAATAAAAACCTCTAATAGCCAATAGGCCCTTAAGAAGTCATATTGATTCACAACAGGATGAGAGCTTTTTTAAGGAAACTTTCACATAgctataatttgataattacaattcgtacctacatgttatatggcggagagaggtgagcgagactggaaaagagaggagagaggcgagagataGGGGGAAAAGACTGGAAGAAAAGTGAATTGTATATGAATatcagttagataattgtatattatatatttgtatttgtatttgtatatgttgCAAGCAAGagtgggagagggaggagaaagATGAGCGGGagtgggagagggaggagaaaggcgagcgagactgggagagggaggagagaagggagcgagattgggagagggaggaaagAGGCGCGCGAGAAAGGGCAGAGAGTggaagagaggtgaattgtatatgcatataattgtatattatacatatacaaacgtgactaatcttacaaactcgaagtcagtccatgtaattaatatataatgttagtcgcgagtggtaattatagcaaactatagctatgatgagtaattaaatagtataaatttgcttTGTTGCgtgatttttcccttttttcctttttctattaTGAAAGTTTTTGAATAGATTAAGTGTTTAATGAGAAAAATCCTAAATTTAGATGTCTAACTAAAAAACCGTATCAGTTTTAAGTGTCTCTCAATAGGTTCCATTTTATAGTTTAGACCTCatgttttttataattaataaaatttcatgaatcctgataatatgaatttttcttAGATATAGATATTCACcacaactttttttaaaaaaactaatttctCAGGCTACCGAACACATGTAACAGTAATTAAAGCTTACCCCCCTTCTCTTTTATCCATTAGCGTTTGCTTAAAATTGAAGATAGTTTTTCCATTAGACTAGCTACACCAATAagttgtatatatttatatagatttaCCATCTATATAATAGTGATACCGACCAACTCATACCACCAAGATTTTTTTTCCAGCAACTTAGTAATTTGTTTTGTTCATTATTAAAAAACACAACTTCGAATTATATAATTAGTATTAATCTTATAATTAAAAAGCTcgtaattattaataaaattttctcaTATAATGAGCTATTGATCCGTTTGTGATGATGAACGGATGTCAAGAGTTGagacatcattttatttattttttgtatataagcCGAAAGTGGACATAACTCCCTTTTTTTTCCAATGAAATGATGGTTAATCTTTAGTATACGTAGTGCAAAGTTTCATTTTTATATGTAGTGTAAATGTAAAGTTTTAAGcatgtgaagaaaaaaaaaatgattttaggaTGTAGATTGTGGACCCACGACAGGTCTTAACAATCATGgtttgatgaaaaaataaaaggggagGAGAATGGCCTAGGAGAAAAATGCGGCGAGAAACAAGATCCAACCCCTGCAGGAAAATTAGGTTTTCTAGGACAACCTTAATTACTACTTACTTCGTTATAAgtaaattaactaataatattttactcTCGCCTTCcgatattatttgtcatgatttctatttttatagttaaactataaaaactttaattaatattttaagatgtatttttttatcatattaatatgccaaaaaattgtaatttatagtatttctcatatagttttaaaattttttatttgaaatatcgaattaatgtgatccaatttacctttgaaaattagttaaattaactttcgataaatgcaacatgacaaacaattccagACGGAGGAAGTACGTTGGATGGCTCATGATTTCCAAGTCGGCACCTAATTTTTAGCAATTTGGAAATTAGAGAACGTGTTGTTAAGGATCTAAAATCTGCTTTGCAATTATTCGAGATAAAACTTGCATATATAAACTCATCGCAAGCTAAATATACTTtatcaattaatatattaaGTATCTAtcgaaaaagataaatatatttaatcaatAGATATATTAAGCATTAATCGAAAATAATTTCTTTGTCCTAACGGAAATAGGGGCAAATACTCTATCTGGTAAGCCCGGGTTCGCTTTCGCTTTTTGTTTGTTACATATCGAAGAATGCTGCATTTTAGTATTGGGCCTTTTAAAAGATTTGGCAGATTAGAACAGTTTCTTTCTTTTAAGATAACCCAATCTTCTTGAATGATCCAAGAAAGGTCCACTTTCTGTTTGAAACTTATACATTTTGAATTCTGACAAGTGACATGATAAATGGAGTAGTAGTAATAAATAGCAACATTTTTTTAGATgtatatgaataaagatttctttttaaaaaaaaaacagttttcAATGAGATatgaaacaaataaattatttacatatgattatatgtaaataatttatttgtttcatTGTTTATTCTTCTTGTTCCGTTGTATATATACCGTATTTAtctcttctcctcctcctccttttcAAGCCAAATTCCTTGACTTGAACTCATAtcttcttaaaatttatttttttaaaatataataattattggctgcattgtaattttttttgaaataaaataatttgacagAATTCCATTCATTGTATTTTTTACCGATTAAATATGCAAAAACTTCATTAAAACTCTGCTGTTAACctaaaacaaagtttaagacTAAATTTTgaggtattttttttatattttttataagacATATTTAAGGTGGCTCCATAAAATTTAAGCATTAAGGATCTTCTAGTCTTGGATACATAATTTTATTGGGTTTATAATTAAAGAGATAGCCCATAGCCCATCAAAGAATTAATATACAGTGGTGTAGAAATTAGGTTTTACGCCAAACTCTCACTCCAAAAACTaactcaaagggaggaggattgttcAAGCCACATAAGGAgttcacccatctcattaaccaccgatgtgggacttttgtcaatCTTtgacaccccacctcacgcccagtgcttagcatatGATGCGTGCGCAATTTTGATTTGGGGatcccaacatcgggtgagacagaccctgctctaataccatgtagaaattaggttttaggcctaactcacaccccaaaagctcgCTCAAAGggaaggaggattgcccaagccttataaggagtccacccatctcattaaccaccaatgtgagacttttgtcattctttatcAGGTGGCCAGACTTATGCATAGCTATCAcgtatattaatatataaattaattaatacacAGTTGAAGCTCTTTATCATCATCAATTGTGCTGGTCAACTATGTATAAAACATACATAACAATTAACTGTTGAAAAATATCCTACTTGGCTGAAGAAGctaatttttcaactttttcctctttcatattccttaaagATAGTATGATAATAATCTATATCGATTAATCATTTCTACATAAAAAATGTCATGCTAGTTTATGAGTTTTTAGGCCTTCAAGATTAATTTTGTGAGCTTGAGGAATTGACCCTTTAGTTTCTATTATAAGTCAGGTAATAACAAATCAAAATGTTACGACTTAGAAGATTGATTAGTTGCTTCTAGTTGATTTTCCTgttgcttaattaattaatttgttttaaaccATTAATGTCGtgtataatttttcttatttataattcaaagtactctgaagcatgattgagaaataaaataatgggaAATAATAAAGGTCAAGCAACATCAGAAATATTTCAAAGGCAAAACAGGCAATAGCGTACAAAGTATATCTTGAAGAAACTTAACAACACGTTTGCATATTAAAATATGAAGCATCATGTACATCATATTGTATTATTAGTATTCTaagaaaaaatcagaaaaataaatagttGGCATCATATCCTTATAACCAGATCAAAAAAGAATCTTTCGATCATTTTTTATAAGTCACGAGTCACAATTAAAAATTTGAGTTAcgctaaaaaaataaataaaaatactattGATTTTGGTGATGAAAGGGAGTGCAAAAAAACAAAGCCGCGGATTCAGTTGTCCTTGATGTTGTTAGACTctatattttctgaaaaatactAATTCACATTGGTGACTGTTAATTAAATTGCACCGATCAACTAATTTAACTATAAGACTTATATATTTAAGTAAAGATACATATTCTGTCTGTTTATGTAATTGTacttttctcaaatttattttgaaaagaattaaTGGCAAGTTCTTGTAGCATACAAATATTATAACATGCTCAAAATCCATAGTTGTGGATCTTCCTCCAAAGGTTCCTCTTGATCTAGCTACAAGGATGGGGGCAATAAGGAACCAAAAAGAAAGTATTATACTACTAGttggataaaaaaaaaaagtttttgttttttcaaagcGATCTTAAAAAAAGTGATTTGATTGATAGGGTTTGATAtgattttgatgagattgataattcaatttttcttcatagaatgtattaatttgatttcGTAAACAAGACTAAGCATGTTGCCATTAGAAGCAAAACCCCAAAAAACAAAAGTTTCAAAAACCTTACAGTCATAAGTTGCGACA
This window of the Solanum pennellii chromosome 2, SPENNV200 genome carries:
- the LOC107009367 gene encoding uncharacterized protein LOC107009367, which gives rise to MAEDICFFAKDSIIIKPPKKSPALLRMVVVAFTLIFGIYICSICLKQTSLENTSKYLNIEVMEKPCHNYDMDQSQIPYVHYPKPKTFSRAECSCNPVRRFAILSMQRSGSGWFETLLNSHMNVSSNGEIFSVKYRRENASSILRTLDTVYNLDFFTSASKNHCSAAVGFKWMLNQGLIEHYKEIVEYFNRKGVSVIFLFRKNLLRRMVSVLSNSHDRYAKLLNGTHKSHVHSHEEAGTLAKYKPEINTTLLITDLKRMEVSATEALDYFNSTRHMILYYEDIVRNQAKLVDVLEFLRLPNMDLSSRQVKIHNGPLWKHIKNWDDVNKTLSGTAYEKFLRADY